CAGGTTCAACCATCATTTTTAACACATTCAAGCCCAAACATAGCAAGAGTGCTACATCTATAAAACTTAAATGAACCCTCACCTACAAATTTGAACTCTTAGCCATCCAATTTTGAGATGCATACACATCCACATTAGATGTCTGCCTTACAGAGTCAACTTAATTATTTCAGgcacaaataaaatttatcttctTGGGCATAGATTCATCTAATGCTCTATTCTCAACCTTCAAAATCCACCCTTCATACAATGAAAGAGACATGACCTTGCCTTGCAAGATCAGCATTAAATTCATCAACTGTAATGCCTGTCTTCATAAGAGGTCTACATAGTATTTGTAGTATACCCTTCAAATTTTGTTGTCACCTACCAGAATCATATTGTACTTGGTGATAAATGAAAGTTCACAACAGGAAAAGCTTAAAGCAACAggtcatataaaatattattctctACCATTCAGAATTGCTTGCTTCTTAGCATTGTACGCAGCATTGAATAACCTTTCCTTTAATGCCCCAGATGTCTTTACAGCATTAGTAATACTGCAAACAAAGGTATTTGATTCCATTATAATGCAAAGATAGTAGTTGGAATTAAAAGGGATTCAGCAGTAAAAGTCAGTTACTTCACCTAGCATATATTCTATTATACAGCCGAGGAACACTGCAAAAGATAGTGGGTCTTAGAGCAGCCATATCATCCATTAGTTTCATATTATCCTGCATATATAGGTTACCATAAATATTTTGCTCTACAGAAATCAGAGTTTACCAGCTAATAGCACAAGAAATCATATCGTTGCAAAATGTGTTTGCATGGTTACTTAACTTGGATCAGAATGACTATGCAAATGTGATCTACTTCATCAAGGTGATCATTAAGCAAAACTTAATGCAAAGAACAATATCAAGGTGCGAAGAAAAGAGATGTTTAGTCAAATATCATACTCCCTGATAGAATCCAACAGCAGATCCATAATAAGCTGTTATGACCTGGTTTGCCCGTTCGTAAATGTGTGCTAAAGGCAGGTATGATATGTAACTGTCAAAATCACGTCATTCATCCCAGACAAGCAGTTAAGTTGGTATTCACTCATATATTTTGTAATAGATAAAGCTCGAGGTACTCACATATCTGATGGGTAAAATCTATTAGCAGTACTGGCCCcagcaacacttgcaatcaagTTTCCATGGGTCAATGCAGCGCCCTTAGCAGAGTTTATCATAATAAAAATGTGTTACAGTTGCAACACTTGGTTAAACCAATCCAGAAATCTCTAGCTTCAAATCAGAAACTTGAAATTCATGAAGCACTCATATCCATACCTTTGGTGTACCCGTTGTACCACTTGTGTAGCAAATTGTAGCAACATCCTCAGGTTTTGGTGGGCAGAAGGGCTGAGGATTACTGCGGCCCTAAAAGACAGCCATTCATATGAGGAGGTAGTTAACTCAGTGTTAAAGAAAAACTAACAAACCTGCAATTTCACAACCATATCTTGGAAGcaacataataaataataaataacagTTGATTTACAAGGGTAACATGAATTCACCAAAATCCAGATGCAAAAAATTTGAACAGGTCCAGAAAAATTCATGACCAACTTTCAAAATGTCTAAACTGGAAGGTTTCGTCCATAGAGTTAGTGGCTATGGCTTATATTCCAAAAGGGCAAGTagttaaaattcaataaaattgcTACATGGAAACGGATGTTACCACTATCATCACAGAGAAAATCAATCAAGATGGCAGCAGTTAAATTATACAGACAACATGGAAGTGCAGGGAAGACAAGATAAAATCATACAGGGTGATGCCTCCTCCAACTTTCAAATAAATTTCTGATAAATAGAAATCAATTATGCAGTATCTAATCTCAGTACAAGTTCTTCATGAATACTGAAGGAAAATAATCAGAATGACAACAAAAACTTCTGGAATAAATTGTTGGAATAAATAGAGTCAACTGCCCTAGGATCAGCTAAACATGTGCTCTAACCCATACTCCCACTTTCCTGTAATTTTTGGTAGGGCCTAACAGGTCAAGGTTCCTTGTATATACCCATCAAACAAGTttcttcagaaaaaaaaaaaatacaaagcgCTAAATGGGACCccgggagagagagagagaagagaagagaaatcACATACTCTGATATCAAAACAAACAAGTGTCTTAAAAAAAAAcaccattttgttcatgtcacTAAAAATAATCAAGGGAATCATGAAAGGAAGGGATGTGCAATTACCTGACCAAGTAGTTTTGAATACGTTATAACTTGAACTCCAGTTGATGATGGAAGAGATGGCATTTGATCATCCATCCCTCCAACAACCTGTTTAAGAGGAAAAGCAAATGAAAACACCAAACTCAGTATCTGTATAGAATATAAGCGGTCAGATTTACTTTCATTctgtttaaagtcaagaaagATCAGGCGGGTTTTCTTACCACAATCAAACGTACAGTTGAAATTTCGGACAAGAAGCTCAGCAACTGCAAAATTCAAGTGATACAGTGAAACATAATGCAGGAGGAAACTCACAATCATTCATTTCATGAATGGAATACTTGGAAGTTCATACaactaaattaaaaaacatTAGGTTGTCATTCTTGTGCCTTAAAGTGAATAATACTAAGAGGTGAAAGGTTATAGCATACAAACTATATTTATGTGAACTTTGTAAGATCAAAACAAGAAGTATTGAGGCTCCCAtacacaaaaataaataattaaagaccAAAAGGACAAAAAAAACAAGCAGAAGGGATACATCATTGAcaatcaaacaacacttaaaagTTTGCTTCTTTTACTTTTTACCTTTAATCTTTTGCATCCAATAAGAGTCAAAGAAACCTGTTATCTTTGGTTTATATCCTCATTCCTTAAAGAGGAGGATTTTACCTCTAGATGATGAAGGCATCAAGAGTACATCATGAAAGGGAACATTGCGATAAGTATAGCAAAAAAAAGATGTAGTAAAACCTTTAATGTGATTCAACAAAAAGCCAAACTGTTTATTAATATTTCCATACTATTGAGTTGCATATTGTTCAGTTTGTTAATAGAACAAGACAAGTGCATTTTTCTTCCTCTCTTGGTTACATGTCTAGGCATGCACGCTATTCCTTTAAATTCATCTATACTCTTGTTGGCACTCAATCAAGTGGGGAAACTAATTATTGGCTTGCTATGCAAAAAATTTAACGACTCTTGATGTGAACTCAGTGTAAAAAGATACAAACGTCGAGTGGTTCCTAATCCAAAATGCACTCATAAAGCACAAAACAAATGACCATTTTCTCTAGAATGTCTATTGCACGTGCAACATGATCAAGGTTCCAAACCTCATTGAAAGTATTGTCATATTTTATTAACTCCAAAACCAAAAAATCTGCTAAGCAACTGAAATTGAAAACGTAAAATGAAGAGTAAATCTCCAGTTAATATTTTCAGAAGTAATTTTAATGCTCCAAAGTTTAGCACCCTCAGGGTTTGACATAAGATTATATCTTCAAGACTGCCAAAGAAGGGCATAATTTTAACTCACAGGGTTCAAAGTTTGGGGCACACAGAATATAGCGCGCACATCAGCATGATTTGTGATATACTTGACAGCATCTGGACCTGCAGAGACAACAAGAGTTTATTTTCAAGATCCAAAGAAGCCAGCAAAGATCAAACCAAAATTCAATTCTAATTGCTCACGGACCAAGAGTGTCATATAAAGGAACTGATATATAAGAGTACGCAGAGCAGGCATGATCAACAATGAGCCATTCTGGTCTGTTGATAAAATATATTCCAACACAAGATCCCTGTCACATTGAAACCATTAATAAACAGGTATCAGAAAGCACCAGCCAAAAACAGCTAGTTAGATATGTATAAGTAGTATCAAAATGTAGTTGAAAAGCTAAATCAACACTACCAAGGACAGAAGTAGCTTATTTTAGCACACATTTTCATTTGGATACTCACATTTGGTATTCCAAGATACATTAGGCCAGAACCCACAGCTGTCCGTGCAGTACTTGCTTCACCATATGTCATCCATTTATACCTAGGAAAAAATGAGTAAAGACAGATGAGGCAACCTCAAATTTATGAACTTAATTTAACTTCATATGAGACTTACTCTCCAACTGTTCCATCAACCCGTATACGTGTGCCTAGATATTTGTAATCCCGGAAAGCATCAACAGCATGCCTAGTCACACAGTTGGAGAAACCATCAAGCTCCTAAACAAATGCAACTAGTGCATTACATTTAACAGAGTCGTACAGATAGTTCAACTGGACCTTAAGAAACCTCCAGTATAAAGTTTAGAAAAGAAAGGATTCTTACACAAAATTATCATGTAATGTACCAATATCAGGATGATCAGGAAATCTGCTCATGAGCTTCAAAGGAGAACGGACAGACCTGCCAGGAAAAAATTTAAGGAAAATAAATAGCACCTAAGAAGTTCAGGCAAAATGGAGCTGAAGTCAATAATTCTGGTAAATGAATACCTGTATACATTCCATTTTCCATCCTGTAACTTCTCTGGAAGCACAACACTGTAACCCTGCTCTGCTCAGCATTGATTGTAGTAATGTATATATACAGAACAAACATCATGACAGGAAGCAAGTATATACACAAAGCAAAGCATGATTATGAACTTGATCAGATTAATATCAATAAGTGATGTTCTATTAGGAATATTTCATGTGACGTATTAGTTGTTTGATCATGGTCATCTATTTTTACATTGTTGTGCTATGCAAAGTATTTGGAAGAAGCTTTTTAAAATgttgaaagaaaattttgaagTCATTGATGCATTTCAACTTCAGCAATTTAGGGATACTTTATGCAGTACGTTGAGAGTGGTTTCTGGTATTGGAATGGAAGAATGAACAGGTTTTAAAGATACATACTTTACAATAACACTGATCAGTGATAAGAAATATCTCATCGGCAATTTGGCATGGCAGTGTTCTTCTAGAGAGGCACCTAAACTAATATTCAATGGGATTGACAAGCCATTTATTCTccttttaacattttttttctctaattttgTTACAGTGATAGGTTTCCTCTCAATTGTACTAGATTTCCTCTTTACAAATCCAACAAAGACCAGTATGCATGTCCCACAACCGCAGAAGTGAAAATCTAACACAGAACTTTTATCAAACGATTCAGCTGCCCCACGTCAAAAAGCCAAGGGA
The genomic region above belongs to Manihot esculenta cultivar AM560-2 chromosome 3, M.esculenta_v8, whole genome shotgun sequence and contains:
- the LOC110611464 gene encoding long chain acyl-CoA synthetase 6, peroxisomal isoform X1, with the protein product MHPISMDSAERRMQAINAHLVAAGDSPSQLRFNPTAGEFFSEQGYSVVLPEKLQDGKWNVYRSVRSPLKLMSRFPDHPDIGTLHDNFVHAVDAFRDYKYLGTRIRVDGTVGEYKWMTYGEASTARTAVGSGLMYLGIPNGSCVGIYFINRPEWLIVDHACSAYSYISVPLYDTLGPDAVKYITNHADVRAIFCVPQTLNPLLSFLSEISTVRLIVVVGGMDDQMPSLPSSTGVQVITYSKLLGQGRSNPQPFCPPKPEDVATICYTSGTTGTPKGAALTHGNLIASVAGASTANRFYPSDIYISYLPLAHIYERANQVITAYYGSAVGFYQGDNMKLMDDMAALRPTIFCSVPRLYNRIYASITNAVKTSGALKERLFNAAYNAKKQAILNGKNPSPMWDRLVFNKIRERLGGRVRFMGSGASPLSPDVMEFLKICFSCRVVEGYGMTETSCLISSIDEGDNLIGHVGSPNPACEIKLADVPEMNYTSDDQPYPRGEICVRGPIVFQGYHKDEAQTREVIDADGWLHTGDIGLWLPGGRLKIIDRKKNIFKLAQGEYIAPEKIENVYAKCKFAAQCFVYGDSLNSSLVAIVSVDPDVLKAWAASEDIKYENLEQLCNDPRARAAVLADMDAVGREAQLRGFEFAKAVTLVLEPFSMENGLLTPTMKIKRPQAKAYFKNAISKMCAELATSDPSPKGKL